One genomic window of Hippocampus zosterae strain Florida unplaced genomic scaffold, ASM2543408v3 HiC_scaffold_307, whole genome shotgun sequence includes the following:
- the LOC127594907 gene encoding LOW QUALITY PROTEIN: uncharacterized protein LOC127594907 (The sequence of the model RefSeq protein was modified relative to this genomic sequence to represent the inferred CDS: substituted 1 base at 1 genomic stop codon) has protein sequence MHLEEYQKQHPGLDFSLCRRNEQLAKEGLTMPFKKTGTTIAGMLFKDGVILCADKRSTMGTIVAEKHCNKLHRIGPNIIVAGAGTAADNDHVNRLLXANLELMRLNSGRETRFESFVTQSCRLLYKYQGYLGVYNIAGGVDCKGAHLAMISADGNTYIQPYGALGSGSLYALSVIESKYRDGMTKEEAIALLTEGVMAGIIHDLGSGSALDFCVLTQGNVEYILKAATHEDAGPIRTAI, from the coding sequence atgcatcTTGAGGAATATCAGAAGCAGCATCCCGGGCTGGACTTTTCCCTGTGCAGGCGCAACGAGCAGCTCGCTAAGGAGGGCCTGACGATGCCTTTCAAGAAGACAGGCACGACCATCGCGGGGATGCTGTTCAAGGACGGGGTGATTCTCTGTGCGGACAAGAGATCGACGATGGGCACGATCGTTGCAGAAAAGCACTGCAACAAGCTGCACCGGATCGGCCCGAACATCATCGTCGCGGGGGCCGGCACGGCTGCCGACAACGACCATGTGAACCGGCTGCTCTAGGCCAACCTCGAGCTGATGCGGCTGAACTCGGGCCGGGAGACCCGCTTCGAGTCCTTTGTCACGCAGTCCTGCCGGCTGCTCTACAAGTACCAGGGATACCTCGGGGTCTACAACATCGCAGGGGGCGTGGACTGCAAGGGCGCGCACCTGGCGATGATCTCGGCTGACGGCAATACCTACATCCAGCCTTATGGCGCGCTTGGCTCAGGCTCGTTGTATGCGCTGTCGGTGATCGAGAGCAAGTATCGGGACGGAATGACCAAGGAGGAAGCGATCGCCCTGCTGACGGAGGGGGTGATGGCGGGCATCATCCACGACCTGGGGTCAGGCTCTGCCCTCGACTTCTGTGTGCTGACCCAGGGCAACGTCGAATACATCCTCAAAGCGGCCACCCACGAAGACGCAGGCCCCATCCGCACCGCCATCTGA
- the LOC127594908 gene encoding LOW QUALITY PROTEIN: 40S ribosomal protein S24-like (The sequence of the model RefSeq protein was modified relative to this genomic sequence to represent the inferred CDS: deleted 1 base in 1 codon): protein MTFTVLAKNKHVNPLLSRRELLLEVLHAVPCSPADPCPSHEKIKEAVSKKFKADPSFMSCFGFKTYFGGGRSTGFCLIYDSVKDMLKYEPNYRLRRVNILPKRQPSRKAEKELKRKIKKTRAGERRKVKNQRKKELPRHVKQAKKDYLKKLAM, encoded by the exons ATGACCTTCACAGTGCTGGCCAAGAACAAGCATGTGAATCCACTGCTCTCCCGGAGAGAGCTGCTGCTGGAGGTGCTTCAT GCAGTGCCTTGCTCACCAGCCGATCCCTGTCCCTCTCACGAGAAGATCAAGGAGGCAGTCTCCAAGAAGTTCAAGGCCGACCCCAGCTTCATGTCCTGCTTCGGCTTCAAGACCTATTTCGGAGGCGGCCGATCGACGGGCTTCTGCCTGATCTACGACTCCGTGAAGGACATGCTCAAGTACGAGCCCAACTACCGTCTGCGGCGGGTAAACATCCTGCCCAAGCGCCAGCCCTCCCGCAAGGCCGAGAAGGAGCTCAAGCGCAAGATCAAGAAGACCCGCGCCGGCGAACGCAGGAAGGTCAAGAACCAGAGGAAGAAGGAGCTGCCCCGCCACGTCAAGCAGGCCAAGAAGGACTACCTCAAGAAACTGGCCATGTGA